The Mercenaria mercenaria strain notata chromosome 10, MADL_Memer_1, whole genome shotgun sequence genome contains a region encoding:
- the LOC128546455 gene encoding uncharacterized protein LOC128546455: MIVDAYMQALIDLPRPTNNLSSMRTFTDKLESYIRGLESLGQCQESYGSLLVPVIKEKLPAEVRRNITRDHGDSHWQLPTLRAALKKEITIIEAGQPINTKEFYDSTAMFHTGTKSKPGGIQRNRKQHDRNNSRTSCQFCGEHHSATFCTKVSSFAERIDIVKRKHICFNCLGNHQVSSCRSNFRCSHCRRKHHSSICNKSPSENCNLDPTIAPFEPSTFGQSITSSTEQSAAFHITTHNKTNVLLKTAITKVSSRRCIADANILFDEGAQRSFITEELADRLELQRTGNEVIHIAAFGFSTQKVKHIKTATVYLLTECNDKIPINVLVVPTIAVPLQNLQRSVSSLPYLRGLKLAHPVTDDATFDISLLIGADKYWDIVENEVVRGCGPTAVKSEIGYLLSGPLPVTSSESSTQYIMNVITAPPDLYNLERFWKFESLGVSVQEETDATSDRLKTYQKNNIDFKDGRYIAKLPWKEDHKLLPDNYNMTLRRTQNNIRRLRETPKHLQKYGEIIADQEQRGFIERINENQSTRQVHYIPHHAVKKESSTTPIRIVFDCSCRESRDSPSLNDCLESTPPELNDLTGILIRFRLDKFAVCTDIEKTFLHVQLGESNRDMTRF; encoded by the coding sequence ATGATAGTAGATGCTTATATGCAAGCTTTGATTGATTTACCCCGACCGACTAACAATTTATCTAGTATGAGAACATTTACTGACAAACTAGAATCGTACATCAGAGGTCTAGAATCACTCGGTCAATGCCAGGAGTCTTATGGCAGTCTACTAGTTCCAGTCATCAAAGAAAAGCTTCCGGCGGAAGTTAGACGCAACATTACCCGCGACCATGGTGATAGCCACTGGCAGCTACCGACCTTAAGAGCAGCACTGAAGAAAGAGATCACCATCATTGAAGCTGGCCAGCCTATTAACACTAAAGAATTTTATGATTCGACTGCTATGTTCCATACAGGTACCAAGTCCAAGCCAGGCGGTATCCAGAGAAACCGAAAACAACATGATCGAAATAATTCACGCACATCCTGTCAATTTTGTGGTGAGCATCACAGTGCCACTTTCTGTACCAAAGTAAGTTCTTTTGCTGAAAGAATAGACATTGTTAAAAGAAAACACATATGTTTTAATTGCTTAGGAAATCACCAGGTGTCCTCCTGTCGTTCAAACTTCCGTTGTAGCCATTGCCGAAGGAAGCATCATTCAAGCATCTGTAATAAGAGTCCGAGTGAAAATTGCAACCTTGATCCTACAATAGCCCCCTTCGAACCTTCTACTTTCGGTCAGTCTATTACCAGTTCAACAGAACAGTCAGCTGCGTTTCATATAACCACTCATAACAAAACTAATGTCCTTCTGAAGACCGCCATTACGAAAGTTAGTTCTAGGAGATGCATCGCCGATGCAAATATCTTGTTTGACGAGGGTGCACAGAGGTCATTCATTACGGAGGAACTTGCAGACAGACTCGAGCTTCAGCGTACCGGAAATGAAGTAATACATATAGCTGCCTTTGGTTTCTCCACACAGAAGGTCAAGCATATTAAAACAGCGACAGTGTACCTGCTCACAGAATGCAATGACAAGATACCAATCAACGTCCTGGTGGTTCCTACAATAGCTGTCCCATTACAGAATCTGCAGCGTTCTGTGTCCTCACTTCCATATTTACGAGGTTTGAAGTTGGCTCACCCGGTAACAGATGATGCTACATTTGATATTTCGCTTTTGATTGGAGCCGACAAGTACTGGGACATCGTAGAAAACGAAGTTGTCAGAGGTTGCGGACCGACAGCTGTGAAATCTGAGATAGGATATCTCCTGTCCGGTCCACTTCCGGTCACCAGTAGTGAGTCATCAACACAGTACATCATGAATGTCATCACCGCTCCGCCAgatctttacaacttagagaggTTCTGGAAGTTTGAATCTTTGGGTGTAAGTGTACAGGAAGAAACAGATGCTACTTCAGATAGACTTAAAACTTACCAGAAGAACAACATTGATTTCAAAGATGGACGATACATAGCTAAATTACCATGGAAAGAGGATCATAAACTTCTCCCTGAtaattacaatatgacattgaGACGTACACAAAACAACATCAGACGTCTTCGTGAAACGCCAaaacatttacagaaatatgGAGAAATTATTGCTGACCAAGAGCAAAGAGGCTTCATTGAAAGGATTAACGAGAACCAGTCAACCAGACAAGTACACTACATACCGCATCATGCTGTTAAAAAAGAATCCTCAACGACTCCTATCCGGATTGTGTTTGATTGTAGTTGCCGCGAGTCACGTGATTCTCCAAGTTTGAATGATTGTCTCGAAAGTACACcaccggagttaaatgacctaacAGGAATTTTGATCAGATTTCGACTAGACAAATTTGCGGTTTGCACAGATATTGAAAAGACGTTCTTACACGTGCAGCTGGGTGAAAGTAATAGGGATATGACACGTTTTTGA